A region from the Xiphias gladius isolate SHS-SW01 ecotype Sanya breed wild chromosome 20, ASM1685928v1, whole genome shotgun sequence genome encodes:
- the LOC120806154 gene encoding molybdopterin synthase sulfur carrier subunit, which yields MTAHVFVLYFAKSAELTGVKQEEIVAAPTPISSRDLWRLLLERHPRLSVLQDQVVLAVRQEYVAIGDQVVTLGDGDEVAVVPPLSGG from the exons ATGACTGCTCAC gTGTTTGTGTTGTACTTTGCTAAGAGCGCGGAGCTGACCGGAGTGAAGCAGGAGGAGATTGTTGCCGCGCCGACACCAATCAGCAGCCGGGACCTTTGGAGACTGTTGCTAGAGCGACACCCAAG ACTGTCTGTCCTGCAGGATCAGGTGGTGTTGGCGGTGCGTCAGGAGTACGTTGCCATTGGCGACCAGGTGGTGACCCTGGGAGACGGGGACGAGGTGGCCGTGGTGCCGCCCCTCAGCGGAGGATAA
- the LOC120806152 gene encoding molybdopterin synthase catalytic subunit: protein MSEERRDVLKLSRDWLSVKEVVDAVSSASCGAVSVFIGTTREDELEGRKVIGLEYEAYELMVQSEFTKLCADIRERWPTVTHICVHHRLGMVKVGEASVAMAISSPHRHDGQQAIQHCIDRLKAKIPIWKKEVYDTRETSWKENSECPWSAHSKVQRENMNVK, encoded by the exons atgTCAGAGGAGCGGAGAGACGTCCTCAAGTTGAGCCGTGATTGGCTGTCTGTGAAGGAAGTTGTGGACGCCGTCAGCAGCGCTTCCTGTGGTGCCGTTTCAGTATTTATAG GTACGACCCGTGAGGACGAGTTGGAGGGGAGAAAGGTGATTGGTCTAGAGTATGAGGCGTACGAGCTCATGGTCCAATCAGAGTTCACCAAACTGTGCGCTGACATCAGAGAACGCTGGCCAACCGTGACACACATCTGTGTCCACCACAGGCTGGG GATGGTGAAGGTGGGCGAGGCCAGCGTTGCCATGGCGATCTCGTCTCCTCATCGCCACGACGGCCAGCAAGCAATCCAGCACTGCATCGACCGGCTGAAGGCCAAAATCCCCATCTGGAAGAAG GAGGTTTACGACACGCGGGAGACGAGCTGGAAGGAGAACTCTGAGTGTCCCTGGTCCGCTCACAGTAAAgttcagagagaaaacatgaacGTTAAATAA